A region from the Anaerolineales bacterium genome encodes:
- a CDS encoding MgtC/SapB family protein, producing the protein MYLSNEDLMKILLSILAGGAIGLEREFHDKAAGFRTLIFICAGASLFTIFSIRIGNGDPGRIAAALVTGVGFLGAGAIMKEGSRVIGLTTAATIWYIAALGMGFGAGEFGLSLLMTGIGLVVLWIFPSLEHRIGNIREEREYELEFPLRSEKAAALDALFREHRLFIVGKKQQKSGKNLTCTWRTIGSPADQDSVLQTLLKDRGIRSIRY; encoded by the coding sequence TTGTATTTATCAAACGAAGACCTGATGAAAATCCTGCTTTCGATCTTGGCCGGCGGCGCGATCGGATTGGAGCGCGAATTCCACGACAAGGCGGCCGGATTCCGGACGCTGATCTTCATCTGCGCCGGAGCCTCGCTGTTCACCATTTTTTCCATCCGGATCGGCAACGGCGATCCGGGACGGATCGCCGCCGCGCTGGTGACAGGGGTCGGGTTTCTCGGGGCCGGCGCGATCATGAAGGAAGGGTCACGGGTGATCGGCCTGACCACCGCCGCCACGATCTGGTACATCGCCGCGTTGGGGATGGGATTCGGCGCCGGGGAATTCGGGCTTTCGCTGTTGATGACGGGCATCGGCCTCGTGGTGCTGTGGATTTTTCCCTCCCTGGAGCACCGCATCGGCAACATCCGCGAGGAGCGGGAGTACGAACTGGAATTCCCCCTGCGTTCGGAGAAGGCCGCGGCGTTGGATGCCTTGTTCCGCGAACACCGCCTGTTCATCGTCGGGAAAAAACAGCAAAAATCCGGGAAAAACCTGACGTGCACCTGGCGGACCATCGGCTCCCCGGCCGATCAGGACTCGGTCCTGCAGACTCTCTTAAAGGACAGGGGGATTAGGTCGATCCGGTATTGA
- a CDS encoding GNAT family N-acetyltransferase has translation MEANPAAAGRAVEGLRISPVSLRDLRQVLRLERVCFGKDAWPLLDVMSALVWPGGVRLKAAVEGRLIGMAIAEPAWDEGVSMITTIGVDPEFRRRGVGSALLARCESLLPGDTVRLTVRADNLAAIRMYQRFGYANHSKVLKYYRDGQAGWIMEKKLSRFPSAAGGSIPDRPNPPVL, from the coding sequence GTGGAGGCGAATCCGGCTGCGGCCGGCAGGGCCGTCGAAGGATTGCGTATCTCGCCCGTGTCGCTGCGCGATCTGCGGCAGGTTTTGCGCCTGGAACGCGTCTGCTTCGGCAAGGACGCCTGGCCGCTGTTGGATGTGATGAGCGCGTTGGTTTGGCCGGGTGGCGTGCGGTTGAAGGCCGCGGTTGAGGGGCGGCTGATCGGAATGGCGATCGCCGAACCGGCCTGGGACGAGGGGGTATCGATGATCACCACCATCGGCGTGGATCCGGAGTTCCGCCGCCGGGGGGTGGGGTCCGCGTTGCTCGCGCGGTGTGAATCGCTTCTGCCGGGGGACACCGTCCGCCTGACGGTCCGGGCGGACAACCTGGCGGCGATCCGGATGTACCAGCGGTTCGGATACGCGAATCACTCCAAGGTGCTGAAGTATTACCGCGACGGGCAGGCGGGTTGGATCATGGAAAAAAAGCTGAGTCGGTTCCCCTCCGCCGCGGGCGGGTCAATACCGGATCGACCTAATCCCCCTGTCCTTTAA
- a CDS encoding SPFH/Band 7/PHB domain protein, with the protein MEVSSVIIAGLCIGSVAVVVLLVLIGNVFRVVREYERLVVFRLGRCIGAKGPGLILLIPFVDEPRKVDLREQVREIGHQVCITKDNAPINIDFLWYFKVLDATSSVIQVGSFEQAAQGMATTTLRSVIGGIPLDDVLSQREHINQVLRTRLDEVTERWGVKVTNVEIREIIAPREVQDAMNRQMAAERVRRATVTESEGNRDAAINVAEGQKRSAILTAEGDRQANILRAEGFAQALQTIFQAAQGIDQKTMTLQYFDTLKALGAGASTKYIFPLEFTSMIENVIGKK; encoded by the coding sequence ATGGAAGTATCATCCGTTATTATCGCCGGTTTGTGCATCGGATCGGTGGCGGTGGTCGTGCTGCTCGTCCTGATCGGCAACGTCTTCCGCGTGGTCCGCGAATACGAGCGCCTGGTGGTCTTCCGCCTGGGCCGCTGCATCGGGGCCAAGGGGCCGGGGCTGATCCTCTTGATCCCGTTCGTCGATGAGCCGCGCAAGGTGGATTTGCGCGAGCAAGTCCGCGAGATCGGGCACCAAGTCTGCATCACCAAGGACAACGCCCCGATCAACATCGATTTTCTCTGGTACTTCAAGGTCCTCGACGCCACCTCGAGCGTGATCCAGGTCGGTTCGTTCGAGCAGGCCGCCCAGGGCATGGCCACCACCACCCTGCGTTCGGTCATCGGCGGCATTCCGCTCGACGACGTTCTTTCCCAGCGCGAGCACATCAACCAGGTGCTGCGCACCCGGCTCGATGAGGTTACCGAGCGCTGGGGCGTCAAGGTGACCAACGTCGAAATCCGCGAGATCATCGCCCCGCGCGAAGTCCAGGACGCGATGAACCGCCAAATGGCCGCCGAGCGCGTCCGCCGCGCCACGGTGACTGAGTCGGAAGGCAACCGCGACGCCGCGATCAACGTCGCCGAAGGTCAGAAGCGGTCGGCCATCCTCACCGCGGAGGGCGACCGCCAGGCGAACATCCTGCGGGCGGAGGGCTTTGCCCAGGCCTTGCAAACCATCTTCCAGGCCGCCCAGGGCATCGACCAAAAGACGATGACCCTGCAGTACTTCGACACGCTCAAGGCGCTGGGCGCCGGCGCGTCGACCAAGTACATCTTCCCGCTGGAATTCACGTCCATGATCGAAAACGTGATCGGAAAGAAGTGA
- a CDS encoding S9 family peptidase → MPEKRLAPYGTWVSPVTPNSVSRQIRLEDVQWTPDGGALLWLEGRSGKGVLVYRKGAEIPKDLTEDHNVRGGVGYGGGAFAPGNSFAVFAEKDGRLHRVEYSGGAPRPITPGFGAAAGPTLSPDGRWVLYVHSYENEDSLVLADSEGRDWPRRLVRGADFYMQPAWHPRGDRIAWVDWNFPNMPWDGTVLRSARIDFDPPRLGEVTVVAGAADVPVFQPAFSPDGAHLAYIEERGEWDSLIVMELESGKKRTLVADAVLSEPAWTQGLRTFGWSGDGRKIFFIRREQGVGSLHAVDVESGRSTPLPLSPYTDQAQIAVSSSANELAYVASSCVIPKRIVVQHDKRILVQAQACPERLGAEEYSVPEPFTWRSEEGAEVHGLFFPAHNPRYSAKDPPPAILLVHGGPTSQVPAAYSADTAFFTSRGYACLAVNYRGSTGFGRSYRNALRGRWGEADVIDTVAGARALVERGLADPRRLVVKGGSAGGYTVLNCLIRHPGVFCAGICLYGVANLFTIQNEADKFEMRYLDTLVGALPEAREKYHDWSPVFHADRIRDPLAVFQGEEDTAVPPGQSEEIVRALMRSGVPHLYRRFPGEGHGWRKAETIVSYYTEVQEFLSRYVLFA, encoded by the coding sequence GTGCCTGAGAAACGCTTGGCCCCCTACGGCACCTGGGTCAGCCCGGTCACGCCCAATTCCGTGAGCCGGCAAATCCGCCTGGAGGACGTGCAATGGACTCCCGACGGCGGCGCCTTGCTTTGGTTGGAGGGGAGGTCCGGGAAGGGGGTGCTGGTTTACCGCAAGGGTGCGGAAATCCCCAAAGACCTGACCGAGGATCACAATGTCCGCGGCGGCGTGGGCTACGGCGGGGGGGCCTTCGCGCCCGGGAATTCGTTCGCGGTCTTTGCGGAAAAAGACGGCAGGCTTCACCGGGTGGAATACTCGGGCGGCGCCCCGCGGCCGATCACCCCCGGATTCGGAGCCGCCGCTGGACCAACTCTATCGCCCGACGGCAGGTGGGTGCTGTACGTCCATTCTTACGAGAACGAGGATTCCCTTGTCCTGGCGGATTCCGAAGGCCGCGATTGGCCCCGCCGGTTGGTCCGCGGCGCCGATTTCTACATGCAGCCGGCCTGGCACCCGCGCGGCGATCGGATCGCCTGGGTGGATTGGAACTTTCCCAACATGCCTTGGGACGGGACAGTACTGCGCAGCGCGCGGATCGACTTCGATCCGCCCCGCCTGGGGGAGGTGACGGTGGTCGCCGGGGCGGCTGACGTTCCGGTGTTCCAGCCCGCGTTTTCCCCCGACGGAGCGCATCTGGCCTACATCGAAGAGCGGGGGGAGTGGGATTCCCTCATCGTGATGGAATTGGAGAGCGGGAAAAAGCGCACCTTGGTTGCGGATGCGGTCCTCTCGGAACCGGCGTGGACCCAGGGTCTGCGGACCTTCGGCTGGTCGGGGGACGGCCGGAAAATCTTCTTCATCCGACGCGAGCAGGGCGTCGGATCGCTCCATGCGGTGGACGTGGAATCCGGAAGGTCAACCCCGCTGCCCTTGTCTCCCTACACGGATCAGGCGCAGATCGCCGTCTCGTCCTCCGCGAACGAGTTGGCGTACGTAGCCTCGTCGTGCGTGATTCCCAAGCGGATCGTCGTCCAGCACGACAAGCGGATCCTTGTCCAGGCGCAGGCCTGCCCTGAACGGCTCGGGGCAGAGGAGTATTCGGTTCCCGAGCCGTTCACCTGGCGGTCCGAGGAAGGCGCGGAGGTGCACGGCCTGTTCTTCCCCGCGCACAATCCGCGCTACTCGGCGAAGGATCCGCCGCCGGCGATCCTCTTGGTTCACGGCGGCCCCACCTCCCAGGTTCCGGCGGCCTACTCCGCCGATACGGCGTTCTTCACCAGCCGCGGATACGCCTGCCTGGCGGTGAATTACCGCGGCAGCACGGGCTTCGGCCGTTCCTACCGCAACGCGCTGCGCGGGCGTTGGGGCGAGGCGGATGTGATCGATACGGTCGCCGGCGCGCGGGCGCTCGTCGAGCGCGGCTTGGCGGATCCGCGGCGTTTGGTGGTCAAGGGCGGAAGCGCGGGAGGGTATACGGTCCTAAACTGCCTGATCCGCCATCCGGGCGTCTTCTGCGCGGGCATCTGCCTGTACGGCGTGGCCAATCTGTTCACCATTCAGAACGAGGCCGACAAGTTCGAAATGCGCTATTTGGATACGCTGGTCGGCGCGCTCCCGGAAGCCCGGGAGAAGTATCACGACTGGTCGCCGGTGTTCCATGCGGATCGAATCCGCGATCCGCTGGCCGTGTTTCAGGGAGAGGAGGATACCGCCGTCCCGCCGGGTCAATCCGAGGAGATCGTCCGGGCGCTTATGCGCAGCGGAGTTCCGCACCTGTACCGCCGCTTTCCCGGAGAAGGCCACGGCTGGAGAAAAGCCGAAACCATCGTCTCGTATTATACTGAGGTGCAGGAATTTCTCAGCCGGTACGTGCTGTTTGCTTGA